A region from the Tachyglossus aculeatus isolate mTacAcu1 chromosome 5, mTacAcu1.pri, whole genome shotgun sequence genome encodes:
- the PPCS gene encoding phosphopantothenate--cysteine ligase isoform X2 produces MARFAERQARQGRRLVLVTSGGTKVPLEARPVRFLDNFSSGRRGAGSAEAFLAAGYAVLFLHRARSAFPFAHRFPPQAWLPALRLAEPGTEGGAEPPPQAQPQPEPRPSAQPQPSPQALARSQALARSEASPQALSSPQASPHPHASPQASAHPQAVPHPQYSPQASSSPQALSQSQASSYPQALSHPHASSHPQASSHPQASPQALSSPQASSSPQALSRPQASPQALSSSQASPQASSHPQASPQALSRPQASSQASPQASSHPQASSHPQASPQASSHPQATPQAMSHPQASPQALSHPQASPQALSHPQALPQALSHPQASPQALSSPQALSHPQASPQASSHPQASPQAPSHPQASPQAMSHPQASPQASSHPQASPQAMSHPQASPQASSHPQASPQTSSRPQARSRASGPGPVLRLEAEAAALPGFAAALRSYQEAAANGTFLAVEFTTLADYLYLLQAAARALSPLGSSAMFYLAAAVSDFYVPASEMPQHKIQSSAGPLQITMKMVPKMLSPLIKDWAPRAFVISFKLETDPAIVIDRARKALETYSHQVVVANVLESRRTSVVVVTRDSETPLSLTDEELEDGIEIEEKIVSTLRAQHTAFMNERHARQEPACALSET; encoded by the exons ATGGCGCGGTTCGCCGAGCGGCAGGCGCGGCAGGGCCGGCGCCTGGTGCTCGTCACGTCCGGGGGGACCAAGGTGCCGCTGGAGGCGCGGCCCGTGCGCTTCCTGGACAACTTCAGCAGCGGGCGGCGCGGAGCCGGCTCGGCCGAGGCCTTCCTGGCGGCCGGCTACGCCGTCCTCTTCCTGCACCGCGCACGGTCCGCCTTCCCCTTCGCCCACCGCTTCCCGCCGCAGGCCTGGCTGCCCGCCCTGCGCCTGGCCGAACCCGGGACCGAGGGCGGGGCCGAACCACCGCCTCAAGCCCAGCCTCAGCCCGAGCCTCGGCCCTCGGCCCAACCCCAGCCGTCGCCTCAGGCCTTGGCCCGTTCTCAGGCCTTGGCCCGTTCTGAAGCCTCACCTCAGGCCTTGTCCAGTCCTCAGGCCTCGCCCCATCCTCACGCCTCGCCTCAGGCCTCGGCCCATCCTCAGGCCGTGCCCCATCCTCAGTACTCGCCCCAGGCCTCGTCTAGCCCTCAGGCCTTGTCCCAATCTCAGGCCTCATCCTATCCTCAGGCCTTGTCCCATCCTCACGCCTCGTCCCATCCTCAGGCCTCGTCCCATCCTCAGGCCTCGCCTCAGGCCCTGTCAAGTCCTCAGGCCTCGTCTAGTCCTCAGGCCTTGTCCCGTCCTCAGGCCTCGCCTCAGGCCTTGTCTAGTTCTCAGGCCTCACCTCAGGCCTCGTCCCATCCTCAGGCCTCGCCTCAGGCCTTGTCCCGTCCTCAGGCCTCATCTCAGGCCTCGCCTCAGGCCTCGTCCCATCCTCAGGCCTCGTCCCATCCTCAGGCCTCGCCTCAGGCCTCGTCCCACCCTCAG GCCACGCCTCAGGCCATGTCCCACCCTCAGGCCTCGCCTCAGGCCTTGTCCCACCCTCAGGCCTCGCCTCAGGCCTTGTCCCACCCTCAG GCCTTGCCTCAGGCCTTGTCCCATCCTCAGGCTTCGCCTCAGGCCTTGTCTAGTCCTCAGGCCTTGTCCCATCCTCAGGCCTCGCCTCAGGCCTCGTCCCATCCTCAGGCCTCGCCTCAGGCCCCATCCCATCCTCAGGCCTCGCCTCAGGCCATGTCCCATCCTCAGGCCTCGCCTCAGGCCTCGTCCCATCCTCAGGCCTCGCCTCAGGCCATGTCCCATCCTCAGGCCTCGCCTCAGGCCTCGTCCCATCCTCAGGCCTCGCCTCAGACCTCGTCCCGCCCTCAGGCCCGGTCAAGGGCCTCGGGCCCGGGCCCCGTGCTGCGGCtggaggcggaggcggcggcccTGCCGGGCTTCGCGGCGGCCCTGCGGAGctaccaggaggcggcggccaacGGCACCTTCCTGGCGGTGGAGTTCACCACGCTGGCCGACTACCTCTACCTGCTGCAAGCCGCCGCCCGGGCGCTCAGCCCGCTCG GTTCCTCAGCGATGTTTTATCTGGCAGCGGCCGTGTCCGATTTCTACGTCCCTGCGTCTGAAATGCCGCAACACAAGATCCAGTCCTCGGCAGGGCCTCTACAG ATAACAATGAAGATGGTGCCGAAAATGCTCTCCCCTCTGATTAAAGACTGGGCGCCCAGGGCGTTCGTCATCTCCTTCAAGCTGGAGACCGACCCCGCGATCGTCATCGATCGCGCGCGGAAGGCCCTGGAGACGTACAGTCACCAAGTGGTGGTGGCCAATGTCCTGGAATCGCGGCGAACCTCCGTCGTCGTGGTCACCAGAGACTCGGAGACGCCGCTGTCGCTCACGGACGAAGAGCTGGAGGACGGGATCGAAATAGAAGAGAAGATCGTGAGCACTCTGCGGGCTCAGCACACCGCTTTTATGAACGAAAGACACGCACGCCAAGAGCCGGCGTGTGCTCTGTCTGAAACTTAA
- the PPCS gene encoding phosphopantothenate--cysteine ligase isoform X1, producing MARFAERQARQGRRLVLVTSGGTKVPLEARPVRFLDNFSSGRRGAGSAEAFLAAGYAVLFLHRARSAFPFAHRFPPQAWLPALRLAEPGTEGGAEPPPQAQPQPEPRPSAQPQPSPQALARSQALARSEASPQALSSPQASPHPHASPQASAHPQAVPHPQYSPQASSSPQALSQSQASSYPQALSHPHASSHPQASSHPQASPQALSSPQASSSPQALSRPQASPQALSSSQASPQASSHPQASPQALSRPQASSQASPQASSHPQASSHPQASPQASSHPQASPQAMSHPQASPQALSHPQALPQALSHPQASPQAMFHPQASPQASSHPQASPQASSHPQASPQAMSHPQASPQALSHPQASPQALSHPQALPQALSHPQASPQALSSPQALSHPQASPQASSHPQASPQAPSHPQASPQAMSHPQASPQASSHPQASPQAMSHPQASPQASSHPQASPQTSSRPQARSRASGPGPVLRLEAEAAALPGFAAALRSYQEAAANGTFLAVEFTTLADYLYLLQAAARALSPLGSSAMFYLAAAVSDFYVPASEMPQHKIQSSAGPLQITMKMVPKMLSPLIKDWAPRAFVISFKLETDPAIVIDRARKALETYSHQVVVANVLESRRTSVVVVTRDSETPLSLTDEELEDGIEIEEKIVSTLRAQHTAFMNERHARQEPACALSET from the exons ATGGCGCGGTTCGCCGAGCGGCAGGCGCGGCAGGGCCGGCGCCTGGTGCTCGTCACGTCCGGGGGGACCAAGGTGCCGCTGGAGGCGCGGCCCGTGCGCTTCCTGGACAACTTCAGCAGCGGGCGGCGCGGAGCCGGCTCGGCCGAGGCCTTCCTGGCGGCCGGCTACGCCGTCCTCTTCCTGCACCGCGCACGGTCCGCCTTCCCCTTCGCCCACCGCTTCCCGCCGCAGGCCTGGCTGCCCGCCCTGCGCCTGGCCGAACCCGGGACCGAGGGCGGGGCCGAACCACCGCCTCAAGCCCAGCCTCAGCCCGAGCCTCGGCCCTCGGCCCAACCCCAGCCGTCGCCTCAGGCCTTGGCCCGTTCTCAGGCCTTGGCCCGTTCTGAAGCCTCACCTCAGGCCTTGTCCAGTCCTCAGGCCTCGCCCCATCCTCACGCCTCGCCTCAGGCCTCGGCCCATCCTCAGGCCGTGCCCCATCCTCAGTACTCGCCCCAGGCCTCGTCTAGCCCTCAGGCCTTGTCCCAATCTCAGGCCTCATCCTATCCTCAGGCCTTGTCCCATCCTCACGCCTCGTCCCATCCTCAGGCCTCGTCCCATCCTCAGGCCTCGCCTCAGGCCCTGTCAAGTCCTCAGGCCTCGTCTAGTCCTCAGGCCTTGTCCCGTCCTCAGGCCTCGCCTCAGGCCTTGTCTAGTTCTCAGGCCTCACCTCAGGCCTCGTCCCATCCTCAGGCCTCGCCTCAGGCCTTGTCCCGTCCTCAGGCCTCATCTCAGGCCTCGCCTCAGGCCTCGTCCCATCCTCAGGCCTCGTCCCATCCTCAG GCCTCGCCTCAGGCCTCGTCCCACCCTCAGGCCTCGCCTCAGGCCATGTCCCACCCTCAGGCCTCGCCTCAGGCCTTGTCCCACCCTCAGGCCTTGCCTCAGGCCTTGTCCCATCCTCAGGCCTCGCCTCAGGCCATGTTCCATCCTCAAGCCTCGCCTCAGGCCTCGTCCCACCCTCAGGCCTCGCCTCAGGCCTCGTCCCACCCTCAGGCCTCGCCTCAGGCCATGTCCCACCCTCAGGCCTCGCCTCAGGCCTTATCCCACCCTCAGGCCTCACCTCAGGCCTTGTCCCACCCTCAGGCCTTGCCTCAGGCCTTGTCCCATCCTCAGGCTTCGCCTCAGGCCTTGTCTAGTCCTCAGGCCTTGTCCCATCCTCAGGCCTCGCCTCAGGCCTCGTCCCATCCTCAGGCCTCGCCTCAGGCCCCATCCCATCCTCAGGCCTCGCCTCAGGCCATGTCCCATCCTCAGGCCTCGCCTCAGGCCTCGTCCCATCCTCAGGCCTCGCCTCAGGCCATGTCCCATCCTCAGGCCTCGCCTCAGGCCTCGTCCCATCCTCAGGCCTCGCCTCAGACCTCGTCCCGCCCTCAGGCCCGGTCAAGGGCCTCGGGCCCGGGCCCCGTGCTGCGGCtggaggcggaggcggcggcccTGCCGGGCTTCGCGGCGGCCCTGCGGAGctaccaggaggcggcggccaacGGCACCTTCCTGGCGGTGGAGTTCACCACGCTGGCCGACTACCTCTACCTGCTGCAAGCCGCCGCCCGGGCGCTCAGCCCGCTCG GTTCCTCAGCGATGTTTTATCTGGCAGCGGCCGTGTCCGATTTCTACGTCCCTGCGTCTGAAATGCCGCAACACAAGATCCAGTCCTCGGCAGGGCCTCTACAG ATAACAATGAAGATGGTGCCGAAAATGCTCTCCCCTCTGATTAAAGACTGGGCGCCCAGGGCGTTCGTCATCTCCTTCAAGCTGGAGACCGACCCCGCGATCGTCATCGATCGCGCGCGGAAGGCCCTGGAGACGTACAGTCACCAAGTGGTGGTGGCCAATGTCCTGGAATCGCGGCGAACCTCCGTCGTCGTGGTCACCAGAGACTCGGAGACGCCGCTGTCGCTCACGGACGAAGAGCTGGAGGACGGGATCGAAATAGAAGAGAAGATCGTGAGCACTCTGCGGGCTCAGCACACCGCTTTTATGAACGAAAGACACGCACGCCAAGAGCCGGCGTGTGCTCTGTCTGAAACTTAA
- the PPCS gene encoding phosphopantothenate--cysteine ligase isoform X3, with amino-acid sequence MFHPQASPQASSHPQASPQASSHPQASPQAMSHPQASPQALSHPQASPQALSHPQALPQALSHPQASPQALSSPQALSHPQASPQASSHPQASPQAPSHPQASPQAMSHPQASPQASSHPQASPQAMSHPQASPQASSHPQASPQTSSRPQARSRASGPGPVLRLEAEAAALPGFAAALRSYQEAAANGTFLAVEFTTLADYLYLLQAAARALSPLGSSAMFYLAAAVSDFYVPASEMPQHKIQSSAGPLQITMKMVPKMLSPLIKDWAPRAFVISFKLETDPAIVIDRARKALETYSHQVVVANVLESRRTSVVVVTRDSETPLSLTDEELEDGIEIEEKIVSTLRAQHTAFMNERHARQEPACALSET; translated from the exons ATGTTCCATCCTCAAGCCTCGCCTCAGGCCTCGTCCCACCCTCAGGCCTCGCCTCAGGCCTCGTCCCACCCTCAGGCCTCGCCTCAGGCCATGTCCCACCCTCAGGCCTCGCCTCAGGCCTTATCCCACCCTCAGGCCTCACCTCAGGCCTTGTCCCACCCTCAGGCCTTGCCTCAGGCCTTGTCCCATCCTCAGGCTTCGCCTCAGGCCTTGTCTAGTCCTCAGGCCTTGTCCCATCCTCAGGCCTCGCCTCAGGCCTCGTCCCATCCTCAGGCCTCGCCTCAGGCCCCATCCCATCCTCAGGCCTCGCCTCAGGCCATGTCCCATCCTCAGGCCTCGCCTCAGGCCTCGTCCCATCCTCAGGCCTCGCCTCAGGCCATGTCCCATCCTCAGGCCTCGCCTCAGGCCTCGTCCCATCCTCAGGCCTCGCCTCAGACCTCGTCCCGCCCTCAGGCCCGGTCAAGGGCCTCGGGCCCGGGCCCCGTGCTGCGGCtggaggcggaggcggcggcccTGCCGGGCTTCGCGGCGGCCCTGCGGAGctaccaggaggcggcggccaacGGCACCTTCCTGGCGGTGGAGTTCACCACGCTGGCCGACTACCTCTACCTGCTGCAAGCCGCCGCCCGGGCGCTCAGCCCGCTCG GTTCCTCAGCGATGTTTTATCTGGCAGCGGCCGTGTCCGATTTCTACGTCCCTGCGTCTGAAATGCCGCAACACAAGATCCAGTCCTCGGCAGGGCCTCTACAG ATAACAATGAAGATGGTGCCGAAAATGCTCTCCCCTCTGATTAAAGACTGGGCGCCCAGGGCGTTCGTCATCTCCTTCAAGCTGGAGACCGACCCCGCGATCGTCATCGATCGCGCGCGGAAGGCCCTGGAGACGTACAGTCACCAAGTGGTGGTGGCCAATGTCCTGGAATCGCGGCGAACCTCCGTCGTCGTGGTCACCAGAGACTCGGAGACGCCGCTGTCGCTCACGGACGAAGAGCTGGAGGACGGGATCGAAATAGAAGAGAAGATCGTGAGCACTCTGCGGGCTCAGCACACCGCTTTTATGAACGAAAGACACGCACGCCAAGAGCCGGCGTGTGCTCTGTCTGAAACTTAA